Genomic window (Podarcis muralis chromosome 9, rPodMur119.hap1.1, whole genome shotgun sequence):
CGACTTTAATATTTAAGAGAAATCAATTTATTTCACACAGAAGCACATTACAAGGTACAGCTAGGTAGAATGCTTAAAATGGTCtggtgatagccatgttcaatcCACTACACTTAATTGTAGACACATTCTATTGTGCTCAATCTGCAAAACAAAACCTCTTTTTATGCAGTTCCAAAATATAACAGCAAATTGTGTCTTTGAGTATAAAATGGTTTTCACAGTCCTGGTCTGCAATGTAGTTACATAAATcccaagagaagaagaaaaggaatgttTGCATCAAGTTATTTCAGGTAACTGTTGGCTGCTTGTTAGTAACATGATTAAGACAAAGTCCACCCTTTCTTCAGGATCTCCAACAAATGGCACTCAAAACTTCTCAGAAATGCAGCAGTCTATCAAAGTTATGTTCACCAGTTAGCCACAATGcgattttgcatttattttggcCTAGCAGAGATCAAGAGTTGTTCTCTCAGTAAGATTATGAATAACATCTTTCCGTCTCTCACTTTAATGCGTCAACCTCAGCACTTCAGAAGCATTTCAGTTCCTTTTGTTTTGAAGAATACACATCTATTTTCTTATCGCTGACACCTCTGATGGCGGAATCATTTCAGCTGCAGAACAACCTTCAAGAGGAATACAAAAGTTGGAAGCAGTAAGTCTGAGTAGCAACGTGTAACAACTATGTAGGTTCTCATGCTCAGACAACGGCTTACacagccttttaaaatgtttgaatacATTTCAAACTTACACCCACACATTTTTTGCCTTTTTGTCTTCTCATCTAAAGGATAAAATAAGTCTCTAATGGCTTTCACACAACTAAGGGGTGGATTGGTAATCTTCTTCCACTTGAAAAATAGTAGGCTTTCACTTTCATAGCACTTTCTGCCAGAAGAGACATTTCCAAGGCAACAAACAAGGGCAGGAAGTCAGAACTGAAAGGGACTCCAAAGATCTTGCCACCCATAGTGAAGTATTTTGAATTAAAGACAGCTGAATAACCCCACTGCTAACACTAGCAAGCCTTCCCACTGCATTTGAATTAAgttgtggagggccacaggttccccatccttgtcctAAGACAAGTATCTTCTAACTGATATGACCTAAAGAAGTCTCTCCTAGCCCCAGATAAGGTTCCTGTTACATAATGAGGGCTTTTTCCCAGCAAAGTTGTCCTATTGGCACAAGGACTTCAATCTGTGCAAGAggatttccttttcctctccctgtgCCCCCCAATGTGGGTTCCTCCAGAGCAAATGGGGAGGGCAAGAGGcaggcaggaagaggagagggagaggatatCCTGTTGCACAGGCAGACGTCCTTGCACCAACAgacaactttgttggatacaTCCCATAAAGTGTACTCTTTGCATACAAATAACTGTTGCTAGTTTTATCAGAATAATCATTTGGGTAATTTCAGCTTTCTAAAATAATGGGATACACACCTTATTGGCTGCTTCCAGTGAACTTATTAAGTTCTGTAGCTCTTCCTTATTCATTTCTATGGAGTACGGCTTGAGGTTACCATTCTCTGTCAAATCCAGATCAAGGTTTAGAAGCGGCATTTGCAGCATGGATAGTTTATCACTAGAGAGGGCAAGCTATACAGGAGAATAATTAGGAAAAAAACAGCTTAGGCCAGTTATGATAGCACTTTTACAACACAGTGACCAGATTCTGAAAGGCTGATAAAAAGTTTTTTATACTAACTATATAGTCATGAAGATGTACATTCAGGGTATCCTCCTATAACCGAGAACCCTGGACCAAAAAAAATTAAtcagaaacaacaacagcaacaaagatcTGAGCAGCTTTCTATATGGAGCAAATGCACAGGTTTCAAATCAGCTGGAGTGAAATTTCCTCTAGAAATACCCCAGTTAAAGGATGTgaatttgactttttaaaagtgACAATAAAACATAGAGGCCAAGAGTTCCCCCACTGATACTGGCAAGGGAAGAGAGCAACTACAACATGTCTTCTTCTAGGAGAATTCTAGCTGCCATCAGGTGAGCTGTCTCTAGGAAGTGCTGTGTGATGAGAGAGCCCTCAATGCAGACACGGTTATTAACCTCAGATTTGCAGAAAGGAATCTGCCCCCAGATCTACCAAGGCCAAAGCAGCCAGAACCCAAGTATCATAAATGGATCTGTTCCTCTGTTCTAGAGTGGGGAATACACTTGTGGAAGCCCAGCCCTGCTATGGAAACTTTACTGAAATAagattgtaagccaccttgtacAGTTTGAGAATGTCTTGCCTTGTTGTTGAAGAGCAGTATGTATCCTAAATAAATACACTAATTCATATTTATACATATAGATTGTTGTGAAGCAGAACTGCCAAAAATATAGCAGGGGATAGGATCCCCAGTATAACCCACAAAACTCCACACATTATGGAATCAGCTGGGCTTGGATACTATGTCCTTAGCAAGGCAGTATAGAAGCACTCAGGAAAGAAACCTTGGCCAGACAGAAGCTGTCCATGTGTAATACATTGCTTATCCCAACCTAGCAAGGAATAATCCATAATAAAGCAAGACTGTCTATTCAGAAAACATTCTTACTCCATCAGAGTAATTCTTTGGTTTCCAGGATTCACTGCGATTTGTCACTGGCAGTACTAATACAGTACTCACTGGCAGTGCTAATAAAGGTACcactgcccgtatgggccagcgctgtccgaagtcacttctgggtcacgtggccagcgtgatgaagctgctctggcgagccagcaccagcgcagcacacggaaacgccgtttaccttcccgctataaagcggtacctatttatctacttgcacttaggggtgctttcaaactgctaggtgggcaggagctgggaccgaaagacgggagctcaccacgccgcggggattcgaaccgccaaccatacgatcggcaagtcctaggcactgaggttttacccacagcgccacccgcgtccctggcagtGCTAATACAACCTGTCAAACCATATATGCCTCTCCAGCCTGCTCAGTCGCTGTCATAAGCATACTTTCAAGAACAAACAGCCAACAAATACTCCCATAGACTTCAAAGGGTCTCACTTTTAAGGAGGTATTTTTAGGGTTTGGATGCAAAAATGTTTGATGGGGTTTATAATCAACATATATACCTGAAGGTACAGAAGGTGGTCTGGCTGTAGGTATTGTTCACAAAGGCTGAAAATACGCACACATAATAAACTCAAATTAACCAGAGGGGGAAAAGAACTTCAGATTAACCAGATTTAAAAATTAAACCTTAGCCATAAAGAAAAGTTGCAAGCCCTTCAGAAATGAAGAGTCGTGTGTGGCTACAGATTAAAGGCTCACAATTTCTCAATTAGGTTCCTGCTAAAATGTTCACATTCAACAAATAACGCTTTTAAGAACTCCAATAAGACACAAAAAAACCACCTCTCTTTATATAATGGCTTCCAGAACAAATTTAAGCAAGAGGCAATTTATAACCACAGCAAAGCAAGCAGAAGCACATTAGAAGAGTAATCACTCTTCTGAGCAAACATTTTGCATGATGGCCAGATGTTCTGCAAACTACCAGCTGCATAATTCTCATTAACGTGACCAGACTACTATAATAGATTTAACACAGATCCTCTTATGCAGATCTTATAAACAACCTGAATGTTCTATATATAATCCAAGGGGAATTGTAGATTATATTGGCATGTTACATTGCTACAACGTATTATGCCATACAGTAAATATGCTGCAAAGCAGTCCTATTCAGGATAGTGAAGAAATGCTGTATTATATACATCGTTCATTTATTGcataagacaggggtcagcagcctaaggcccatgggccgcaaGCGGCCCACAGGGTTTGTTTGACAGCCCCACGAGCCGCCCCCAGAGCTGtccgcttggcgagtccccgcccgctgcgctaaactggcactGCGCAGGAACTTGCTTCCGTGGCgctggaaatcacgtctgcgcagacgACGGAAATTGCAGGCGTGCGTGATCCGGCCCagggagggatctctgctggagtgaaccggcccaggcgaggtaaaccttgccaacccctggcatAAGACATAATAGCCCACTATTCTATGGCTCGTCACAATCTTACGAGAAACAAACTCTCATTATTCTACCAACCGTTTAATAACAATTGTTTGGAACCTTAACTACATActatacagcagggatggggaacctcaggctgcctcctctcccctcagTTGATCTGCCATAGTCTGTTTCAAAGTCTAGATAATAGTCAAAGACTATTTGTCTAGATAgtcaacatggtaccctccagatgctgctggattccaactcccataagccccagccattGTAGCCAATGCTCAGGGTTGATGGAAGCTGttgttcagcaatatctggagagtcacagtttGGCTACCCTTGATCTAGCAGTCTTATACAGCTAGGAATGAAACTGTTAGCCTAACCTTCAGCTGCCAGTCAAAATCCAGGAGACGTGCCGAACAGATGCCATTTGTTCTTTCAATCAGGGCATGCCTGATGTCATGTTTTCTGCCTTTCAAGCAAGTCACCACAGCTTTTTGAGAGTCAGAACTCAGCTCGTCCAATGGCTGAAGTgcctacaaaacaaaaaaatgggaaaaaacaCGTAAACCTAACAAGCTATACGATAACAATTGGCATTGTTTGTACTTGTAAATACAagagttattttttaaagaccACATCATTTCTGTGTCTGTTTTGTAGGCACAATCAAAACCACCAGAATGTCTATATTACGCCAGTTCTACTGTTACTATAAGTACTGACTAAAATATGGGCCTCAGTCTTGCAGCTGAGGACCACATGCAACTGGGTACCACCGATACGCAGGCAAGGGCTGCTCCTCTCCTACTGCTTTAATAACCAGCAACAAGCAGCTGGGCTCGCAAAATCCTTCATGTGCCCAGCTGTGAAATCCTAAACTGCCTCCCCTTTGTCAAAGCTATGGTGTAGGGAAGTGCCTGAAAGAGAAAATGACTATATGGCAGACTGTAAGAAATGCAGGCTAGGAATAACATGGCATCCAGCAGTGCATGGCAAAACTCCAACCTGGGAGTGCAGGAGGAAGCAAACACTGCTTGGTTTGGCTGCAGGTGTCTGCACCTGCCCCCCTCTTTCCAGCTGTTTCATGGTCCCTGATCATCTGATTATAAGTCCTCTAATCATGTAGCAGTGGAATGACTGTGGTTGTTGGCTGTACAATTatggcaatacagtcatacctcatacagtggtacctcgggttaagtacttcatacgttccggaggtccgtacttaacctgaaactgttcttaacctgaagcaccactttagctaatggggcctcctgctgctgccgcaccgccggaacccaatttctgttcttatcctgaagcaaagttcttaacctgaagcactatttctgggttagcggagtgtgtaacctgaagcgtatgtaacctgaagcgtatgtaacccaaggtaccactgtattacgtttgcttcaggttgcgcgttttcaggttgcatcccgcggcgacccggaagtaacggaatgagttacttccgggtttcgccgctcggcagatgcgcaaaatgatgtcacgcacatgcgcagaagcggcgaattgcgacccgtgCACGCggagacacgggttgcgttctgttcagggtgcgaacggccctccagaacagatcctgttcgcaaacagaggtaccactgtacacgccTTGTTGGGGTaatttccctccccccactttcaTTTTTGGGTttcttaaaatatatacatactATTATTTTTACTTCTGAAAACCTTGGGGGTCCCCCATGCTTGCTAGtacctccctcttgtttctcagtgcCCCCATTTCGGCTTCGTCTATGTTGGCACTCACCAACTGGGTTTGCTATCAGAGTAAGAGATGTTCTAGAGCATCAAATCAAAATCAGAAAAATTGTAACCATTTCAGGAATAAAAATCAAGTACAGGCAGCTCAACGAGTTTTACCAGCTCTAGGTTAATACATCTGAGAAGAAAAGTCTTTAACTGAACATTATTCCAAATGAAAGATTTAAGACATATTAAACTTCATTAGATTATTTTCAAGAATTACAGAATACACTGTCTGAAGTACTCATGTATAATCTATTTTAATTGAAAAGTGCAAATTGAACTTAACTCTGCTTAATTTTGAAGCAGATACCTGTTGCAGATACACAAAAGCTCTGCTTATAACTTTCTCATAACAGTTTATGTTATTACTTAAATTAGAATAGCAATACTGAGTCTTTATTTGCAAAACAAGTGCGGATACCTCTTCATCTGAGCGATCTTTGGCAACGGTACTTTTGAAAAATGCCGAGGTTTGTTCTAGAACCTCCATCCATTCTGTCAAATTCCAAATAGTGTTATAGTCTTGATATCGAGGGTATGCGCGGCCACAAATCCCATCAATTACTTTGTGAAAAAACTGGAAGAAATGAGCATAAACAAAGCTTTAAGAGACAGCTGGTTCTACTGATGTTGCATGTTGTTGGTTTTATGATGTTGTATTTTGTGATGTTTGTAATTATAAGTAGTGAACAGGATCTTTGCACATCTACTTTGCTATGCAATCAACAGTTTGATCACTCCCAAATGATAGCCTTAGcaatattaattaaaattaacaaaACGGTCCTGCAGGACTCCGGGTATGCCTCTGTCCAGCAAGGGGTTCTGTTGAAATTACTGACTTAACAATctgatcacccacccaccccatatgGAGACGGTTCAGAATCATCTATCctcagagacattttggcatctgaggaaaaaacacaaaatggcatCCCCTTCCCCACCTGGGAAAaagaggtgagtgaagatctacatcaggaacaaggagggaccATAAAGATCTGCCGTCCCTGTGGAaactgccgcctgaggcagtcgcctcatgggtggggtgggccggccctgcctgTGAGATCACCTGCTGTTTCTGTGCCCATGTCTGTGTTACGAACACACTATCTTTGAGCCTTTTCAGGTGCATTAGTGAAGGAcatggggtgccaacttgaataaaatatggggggcaggtGAGACAACTTGAATGGAAACGCCCAACaatcttaaaaaatattttattgggtgggggGCTTCCATTAGGAGCTGACTCCTATGGCGAAGGGCAAAAACACCAGGTCACGCTGTGGAGGCCATGCAGTCAGTTCAGGGCTCCACCAGAAAAGCCCAGATGGCAGCTTCTGCCTGCCATCAACCCTTCAGAAGCTGGAGCACTGCTGGCATGAAGCGAATGGAGCCTCCATGAACAGGAGCAGTGCTCCTCTGAAACCCGAGGGCCGTTGGGGTCATTCGGGAAAGGGGACGGCCCATCTTTTCCACACCCTGCTTGTGAAACCGTCACACATATGCTGGAGGCAAAACTCTTGGCTTTCaggcatgaccaaacttggccctccagatgtttttttttcggactacaactcccatcatccctagctaccaggaccagtggtcagggatggtgggaattgtagtcccaaaacagctggagggccaagtttgggaatGGGCCGCAATCGCTCCTTCAGAACCACCTCTTTGCCTCAGAGCAAACCCTCCAACGCAGGCAAACAGGAGCGCGCCTTTTTTACCCAATCAGCGGCcagccttcctccctccctccccccccccccgcgttctCACCTTCAGCCTTTCCTCGACCGGCAACTTTTCCGTCAGCTTCATCTTTCTGCCCCACCCATCCAAGCTGCGCACGCGCGGCGGTCTCGACCCGCTTCCCCAGGAGAAAGTTGCGAACGCGGCGGGGCCACGTGACCGCGCGCTGGCCAGGCTTCGCCCTATCAGAGCGCCCGAATAAAGCCGCTTCCGCCTCCgcgtcatcctcctcctcctcctcctgcgtaaGGAGCCTGCGCAGAGGCTGAAGCCCCGCCCCACTCTTTCAACGCATTATCCCCCCCTCCCAGCTTCAAAGCCGCGGCTCTTGTTATATTTGAGTTGAAGTGCTTAGCCAGGCACTTCCAGAGGGGAGGGCCGTTGGTTAGTGGTCCTACCCTAAGGCAGATCTTTATATCAATGTGTTTATGTTTCAGCAGAATAAGCTGCAAACCAGCCGGTATATAATAAAAGTACAATATAAATTAGCAAAATCACAATAGACTAATCGATCGCATTAGATGATGTGAGGCACTCCAGTTAACCTTGTGATAAGAAATAGAAAACCATCAATCAAGCAACCCCATGTTTCTCACCTAGGGTCTTTCGCCTGGAAGGACAGGTTATACCCACATTCTCACCTGGGACAGAAACCGCATTTTCCTCTCACTGTAGCCAACCAGCCAGCAGACAAAATGCTCGTTAACCCCACACTAGGATAACCAGAGGCTGGTGAAAAAAGGGTGAGAAATCGTACAAACTTGACCTATAGCACCCACTCCTGTCTCCTCTGTAAGATCTACAACAGTGGGTTTTTCTCACCCTGGAGCCTGAAACAATTCATTCTCCCTCTGCTAGTGTTCCAGCCATCATGCCTAGTGCAGAGGAAGTGGATATGGAGAAGTTTTGCTTCATCATAACTCTAGAATTCAAGGCCATCCAGCTAAGCAGAGAAATTCTCAATTAAAATTGCAGGacaaatttgcattttatttagtgATAAGATGCTGCTGCATGAAACTGGAAGTTACAGTACAGTGaatgataaaaaaacaaacaacagcccctgcctgcttgcctgcaatCTAGTTCAAGATTGCAAGGCTGAAGTTGGTGCTTGGTTTCTCATCTGAAACAGCAGCTCTTGCTGACCAAT
Coding sequences:
- the COMMD8 gene encoding COMM domain-containing protein 8; the protein is MTRRRKRLYSGALIGRSLASARSRGPAAFATFSWGSGSRPPRVRSLDGWGRKMKLTEKLPVEERLKFFHKVIDGICGRAYPRYQDYNTIWNLTEWMEVLEQTSAFFKSTVAKDRSDEEALQPLDELSSDSQKAVVTCLKGRKHDIRHALIERTNGICSARLLDFDWQLKLALSSDKLSMLQMPLLNLDLDLTENGNLKPYSIEMNKEELQNLISSLEAANKVVLQLK